From Leptospira fainei serovar Hurstbridge str. BUT 6, the proteins below share one genomic window:
- a CDS encoding AraC family transcriptional regulator has protein sequence MKKNTKNVPEEKRRKLADHLKRLIPKEQSIASGIKGVRLFRIDQSAPKLQKAYEPGIIILAQGQKRIFLGDDIYTYNSGNYLVLSVPLPLECETKASPEEPVLGIYITVDASSIGEILLDMDDINLDEDTLPKGIYSSKLTESLADASIRLAEALASPQDKKFLGSMIIREIIYRVLREEEGGALQALAYRNRKFFQIARALRRIHESFSQDLDVKSLAFDAGMSISTFHASFKAVTNTSPIQYIKNVRLHKARMLMTQEGLNAYKAALSVGYESPSQFSREYKRFFGITPGKDMSNPQPGEGNGTSSIKHPVLNI, from the coding sequence ATGAAAAAGAATACTAAAAACGTACCCGAAGAAAAGCGAAGGAAATTGGCGGATCATTTAAAACGACTGATTCCAAAAGAACAAAGTATAGCCTCCGGCATTAAAGGGGTTCGACTGTTTCGTATCGATCAATCAGCTCCGAAGTTACAGAAAGCTTACGAACCCGGCATCATTATTTTAGCTCAAGGACAAAAAAGAATCTTCCTCGGGGACGACATTTATACGTACAATTCCGGAAACTATCTCGTATTATCAGTTCCACTTCCTTTAGAATGTGAAACCAAGGCAAGCCCCGAGGAGCCTGTATTAGGAATTTATATTACTGTCGATGCTAGTTCCATAGGAGAGATATTGCTCGATATGGATGATATTAATCTCGATGAAGACACGTTGCCAAAGGGAATCTATTCCTCGAAACTTACGGAAAGTCTTGCGGATGCCTCGATCCGATTGGCGGAAGCGTTAGCAAGTCCACAGGATAAAAAATTCTTGGGTTCGATGATAATTCGAGAAATTATCTACCGTGTGCTTCGCGAGGAAGAAGGAGGCGCTCTGCAAGCTCTTGCCTATCGAAATCGAAAGTTTTTTCAAATTGCTCGAGCTCTCCGCAGGATACATGAATCTTTCAGTCAGGATTTAGACGTTAAGTCGTTGGCATTCGATGCGGGAATGAGCATTTCCACTTTTCATGCCAGCTTCAAGGCAGTAACCAACACCTCGCCGATCCAATACATTAAGAACGTGAGATTGCACAAAGCAAGAATGCTGATGACGCAAGAAGGACTTAACGCGTATAAAGCAGCTTTGAGCGTCGGATACGAAAGCCCTTCTCAATTCAGCAGGGAATATAAACGTTTTTTTGGAATCACTCCCGGAAAGGATATGAGCAACCCACAACCCGGAGAAGGAAACGGCACAAGCTCAATCAAGCATCCCGTTCTGAATATATAA
- a CDS encoding NAD(P)-dependent alcohol dehydrogenase yields the protein MTIQVSGYAAQSATQALAPFKFERRGNRPDDVLIEILYCGVCHSDLHQARNDWGNSAYPMVPGHEIIGRVIGVGQKTTRFKVGDHVGVGCMVDSCRDCRACKKGLEQYCENFPTYTYNGVDRHDHTATQGGYSEKIVVSEDFVVKIPDGLDLKATAPLLCAGITTWSPLRHWKVEKGSKVGVIGLGGLGHMALKFAKALGAEVSLFTRSLGKVDDAKRLGADHIIHSTDKKQMQSVKGRFDLIIDTIPSVHDLNPYLPTLALDGTIVLVGYLGPIDPFLNTVPLLLGRKSVTGSAIGGIAETQEMLDFCGKHGIVSDVEEIRIQQINEAYERMLKSDVKYRFVIDISSLKD from the coding sequence ATGACGATCCAGGTATCAGGTTACGCCGCTCAGTCGGCGACTCAAGCGCTTGCGCCATTCAAATTCGAACGTCGCGGAAACAGGCCGGACGACGTACTAATCGAGATTCTATATTGCGGAGTTTGCCATTCCGATTTGCACCAAGCTAGGAATGATTGGGGGAACTCCGCGTATCCGATGGTACCGGGACATGAGATCATAGGTCGAGTGATCGGAGTCGGACAGAAGACGACTCGTTTCAAAGTAGGAGATCATGTTGGGGTAGGTTGTATGGTCGATTCCTGCAGGGATTGTCGAGCTTGCAAGAAAGGCTTAGAGCAATACTGTGAAAACTTTCCTACTTATACGTATAATGGAGTGGATCGTCACGATCACACTGCTACGCAAGGCGGTTATTCGGAAAAGATTGTCGTTTCGGAAGATTTCGTCGTAAAGATTCCCGACGGGTTGGATTTGAAGGCTACCGCTCCTTTGCTTTGCGCCGGAATCACGACCTGGTCTCCGTTACGTCATTGGAAAGTAGAAAAGGGAAGTAAGGTCGGAGTCATCGGTTTAGGCGGCCTCGGACATATGGCTCTGAAGTTTGCGAAGGCTTTGGGCGCCGAAGTCAGTCTTTTCACTCGTTCTCTCGGAAAGGTTGATGATGCGAAGAGACTTGGTGCAGACCACATAATACACTCCACCGATAAAAAACAAATGCAATCCGTAAAAGGTCGATTCGATCTGATCATCGATACGATCCCTTCGGTTCATGATTTGAATCCTTATCTTCCAACTCTCGCGTTGGACGGGACTATCGTGCTGGTCGGTTATTTAGGCCCTATCGATCCTTTCTTGAATACCGTTCCCTTATTGTTAGGTCGCAAATCGGTGACCGGGTCCGCGATTGGGGGAATTGCCGAAACTCAAGAGATGCTGGATTTTTGCGGAAAGCACGGTATTGTTTCCGATGTTGAAGAAATTCGGATTCAGCAAATCAATGAGGCGTACGAGAGGATGCTGAAAAGCGATGTGAAGTATCGTTTCGTGATCGATATCTCTTCTTTGAAAGATTGA
- a CDS encoding (R)-mandelonitrile lyase: MQSCRSDSGVEYEPRRKGWGFKNFKERLPGLRPRTRELFYRLRKSATPIPPNSPSRTAGAYVTFRPGARSAWHTHPLGQTLIVTEGIGRVQQWGGVVQAIRLGDVVWTPPGVKHWHGASPKSSMTHMAVQEQLDGKVVDWMEKVSDEQYNSSIQGDDRKQ, encoded by the coding sequence TTGCAGTCATGTCGGTCAGACTCGGGAGTCGAATATGAACCCCGACGGAAAGGCTGGGGATTTAAAAATTTTAAGGAACGGCTCCCAGGCCTCCGCCCTCGGACCAGAGAGCTTTTTTACCGGCTCCGTAAAAGTGCAACCCCTATTCCACCGAATTCCCCATCAAGGACTGCCGGCGCTTATGTAACGTTTCGTCCGGGAGCGAGAAGCGCATGGCATACTCATCCGCTTGGCCAGACCCTGATCGTTACCGAGGGAATCGGTCGCGTCCAGCAATGGGGAGGGGTCGTTCAGGCGATTCGACTTGGGGATGTGGTTTGGACGCCGCCCGGAGTGAAGCACTGGCACGGAGCTTCTCCCAAATCGTCGATGACACATATGGCCGTTCAAGAGCAGTTAGACGGGAAGGTCGTGGATTGGATGGAGAAGGTTAGCGATGAACAATACAACTCGTCTATTCAAGGAGATGACCGTAAGCAATAG